In a genomic window of Deinococcus roseus:
- a CDS encoding D-2-hydroxyacid dehydrogenase family protein, with protein MTFKRCAVLDDDQQVALQLADWSVLAPQVHTTAFHEHFDSEARLIETLQDFEMVVIMRERTPFPAQVLQHLPHLKLLVTSGMRNASIDLTAARNQGITVCGTSSSSQPPIELTWALILGLARHLHTESHHFKTSGPWQSTLGTGLSGKHLGVLGLGKIGSQVARIGQAFGMQVSAWSQNLTPEKAREHGVTLAANKMALLEQADVITLHLVLSERTRGMIGQGELRSMKPNAHLINTSRAAIVNEHALIQALKENWIAGAGLDVYEQEPLPANHPLRTLPNVLGTPHLGYVTEENYRVYFQQAVEDIQAYLQGQPIRVL; from the coding sequence ATGACCTTCAAACGCTGTGCAGTCCTCGATGATGACCAACAAGTGGCCCTCCAGCTGGCAGACTGGAGTGTGCTGGCACCCCAGGTGCACACCACCGCATTTCATGAGCACTTTGACAGCGAAGCCCGACTGATTGAAACCCTGCAGGACTTTGAAATGGTGGTGATCATGCGGGAACGCACCCCCTTCCCTGCCCAGGTGCTTCAGCACCTCCCCCACCTCAAGTTGCTCGTCACCAGTGGGATGCGCAATGCCTCGATTGACCTGACCGCCGCCCGAAACCAGGGCATCACCGTGTGTGGAACCTCCAGCAGTTCCCAGCCCCCCATCGAATTGACCTGGGCACTCATCCTGGGACTGGCCCGCCACCTCCACACCGAAAGCCACCACTTCAAAACCTCCGGTCCCTGGCAAAGCACCCTCGGAACAGGGCTGTCTGGCAAGCATCTCGGGGTGCTGGGCCTCGGCAAAATTGGCAGCCAGGTGGCCAGGATTGGGCAGGCCTTCGGGATGCAGGTGAGCGCCTGGAGCCAGAACCTCACCCCAGAAAAAGCCCGTGAACATGGGGTCACGCTGGCAGCAAACAAAATGGCCCTGCTTGAACAGGCAGATGTCATCACCCTCCACCTGGTGCTCAGCGAACGCACCCGGGGGATGATCGGGCAGGGCGAACTGCGCAGCATGAAACCCAATGCCCACCTCATCAACACCTCCAGAGCCGCCATCGTGAACGAACACGCCCTGATTCAGGCCCTCAAGGAAAACTGGATTGCCGGAGCAGGCCTGGACGTGTACGAACAGGAACCCCTGCCTGCAAACCATCCCCTGCGCACCCTCCCCAATGTGCTGGGCACCCCCCACCTCGGATACGTCACAGAAGAAAATTACCGTGTGTACTTCCAGCAAGCTGTCGAGGACATCCAGGCTTACTTGCAAGGCCAGCCCATTCGGGTGTTGTGA
- a CDS encoding MATE family efflux transporter, with protein sequence MLFPDSRQLRDIARIAIPVSLEAVSQLLLGFIDQIIVGTLGALAIAAVGLANSTTFIFILTLAALGNSCAILTARAYGAKNTAALSQSANVGLLSGFLISLLVVLPMWIWAEPLMAFAGGNPQLDQPASSFLKVMLLSLPLVVLGSVSTGTLRSMGDARTPMKTTMVSMLINTVLAYLLVSVFDQGVLGAAWGTLLANLIKTLWLLHTLYQRSGVRFQIPGWKAIQSTLRELLPLSTPMMVTELFWTSSVFIYNILFGKLSTQALAANQIVNTLETVFVVASFGLASAATTLLGQAIGQGDTHLAQHRSRAILKMGILTGLVTGLLYFGTAFLLPTLFRAVETEVLNIAFLGVVLNALFQAVKVHNMIQGIGILPSGGDPRGVLFGDVFGAFAVGLPLAVWFGFGLGWGAAGIFSARLIEEAVKLLIFHLRYRKINWQRLAQHLQTA encoded by the coding sequence ATGCTTTTCCCGGATTCCCGCCAGCTCAGAGACATTGCCCGCATCGCCATTCCGGTCAGCCTGGAAGCCGTCAGCCAGCTGCTGCTGGGATTCATTGACCAGATCATTGTGGGCACCCTGGGCGCCCTGGCCATTGCTGCGGTGGGTCTGGCCAACAGCACCACCTTCATTTTCATCCTCACCCTGGCGGCGCTGGGGAACAGTTGTGCCATCCTGACCGCAAGGGCTTACGGAGCAAAGAACACAGCTGCGCTGTCCCAGAGCGCCAATGTGGGATTGCTTTCGGGCTTCTTGATTTCCCTGCTGGTGGTTCTCCCCATGTGGATCTGGGCAGAACCCCTGATGGCTTTCGCAGGAGGGAATCCCCAGCTGGATCAGCCTGCCAGCTCCTTCCTGAAAGTGATGCTGCTCAGCCTGCCTCTGGTGGTGCTGGGCTCGGTCTCCACCGGAACCCTCCGGTCCATGGGAGATGCCCGGACCCCCATGAAAACCACCATGGTCAGCATGCTGATCAACACCGTGCTGGCCTACCTGCTGGTCTCGGTGTTCGACCAGGGGGTGCTGGGGGCTGCCTGGGGCACCCTGCTGGCCAACCTGATCAAAACCCTGTGGTTGCTGCACACCCTCTACCAGCGGTCAGGTGTGCGCTTCCAGATTCCAGGCTGGAAGGCCATCCAGAGCACCCTGCGGGAACTGCTGCCCCTCAGCACCCCCATGATGGTAACAGAGCTGTTCTGGACCTCCAGTGTGTTCATCTACAACATCCTGTTCGGCAAACTCAGCACCCAGGCCCTGGCGGCCAACCAGATCGTCAACACCCTGGAAACGGTCTTTGTGGTGGCCTCCTTCGGACTGGCCTCCGCTGCCACCACCCTGCTGGGACAGGCCATCGGGCAGGGAGACACCCACCTGGCCCAGCACCGCAGCAGGGCCATCCTGAAAATGGGCATCCTCACCGGACTGGTCACAGGCCTGCTGTACTTTGGTACGGCCTTCCTGCTGCCCACCCTGTTCAGGGCCGTGGAAACCGAAGTGCTGAACATCGCATTTCTGGGCGTGGTCCTCAACGCCCTCTTCCAGGCCGTGAAAGTCCACAACATGATCCAGGGCATCGGCATCCTGCCCAGCGGAGGAGACCCCAGAGGGGTGCTGTTCGGAGATGTCTTCGGGGCGTTTGCTGTGGGGTTGCCCCTGGCCGTGTGGTTCGGGTTTGGTCTGGGCTGGGGGGCGGCAGGCATCTTCAGTGCCCGTCTGATTGAAGAAGCCGTGAAGCTGCTGATCTTCCATCTGCGTTACCGCAAAATCAACTGGCAGAGGCTGGCCCAGCACCTGCAAACCGCCTGA
- a CDS encoding IPT/TIG domain-containing protein yields MKRVIALSLITLILGACAPKAADTGVTIYPQIVQVSPTESKQQFTLQGRYLGSKDTGVIRIGANENGEGGVVVPKENIVSWTESKIVFNVPANATPGGSFIVVEVAGKRSFSFPFSFTR; encoded by the coding sequence ATGAAGCGAGTCATTGCCCTGAGCCTGATCACCCTGATCCTTGGTGCCTGTGCTCCCAAAGCCGCTGACACCGGGGTCACCATCTACCCGCAAATTGTTCAGGTCTCCCCTACGGAGAGCAAGCAGCAGTTCACCCTGCAGGGACGCTACCTGGGTTCCAAAGACACCGGCGTGATCCGCATTGGTGCCAACGAAAACGGCGAGGGAGGCGTGGTGGTTCCCAAAGAGAACATCGTTTCCTGGACGGAATCCAAAATTGTTTTCAATGTTCCAGCCAATGCCACCCCTGGCGGCAGTTTCATTGTGGTGGAAGTGGCAGGGAAGCGTTCCTTCTCCTTCCCTTTCAGCTTCACCCGCTAA
- the hisS gene encoding histidine--tRNA ligase: protein MSGILRPKGTQDLLPDGSPQLKAEFSARGHRHLVELAAQVLENAGASYIQTPMFEMVEVIKRGVGDSTDIVRKEMFTARAQGDEFILRPEGTAPIVRAFVQNGLKQLPTPAKLWTFGAMFRAERPQKGRYRQFHQLDYEVLGSDDPLIDAEAIALMMQVIGQLGVKNIELKLGSVGDPEDRVQYNQYLRDLFSPFEEKLSEDSKARLILNPMRILDSKSPGDQDLISELQPKMMLDFLGEAAASHFKKVCEYLTVWEVPYTIDPSIVRGLDYYRRTAWEIHHEGVGAKSALGGGGRYDGLAELLGGPHTPGIGWAFGIERLLIAMDTEGVKLPEPEGLLLYVGALEDSTLPLAAKLAFAARTKGKAEFSYKPKAPGKQIQDALKKNARFVALIGSSEAETGVVTLKNLQSGEQSTVSQDDLLNYL, encoded by the coding sequence ATGTCAGGAATTTTAAGGCCCAAAGGCACACAGGACCTCTTACCAGATGGCAGCCCCCAGCTCAAAGCGGAATTCTCCGCACGGGGCCACCGTCATCTGGTGGAACTTGCCGCGCAAGTCCTGGAGAACGCCGGAGCCAGCTACATTCAAACCCCCATGTTCGAAATGGTGGAGGTCATCAAACGGGGCGTGGGGGACAGCACCGACATCGTCCGCAAGGAGATGTTCACGGCGCGTGCCCAGGGGGATGAATTCATCCTCCGTCCTGAAGGCACTGCGCCCATCGTGCGGGCTTTTGTGCAAAACGGCCTCAAACAACTTCCCACCCCGGCCAAACTCTGGACCTTCGGGGCGATGTTCCGTGCAGAACGCCCCCAGAAAGGCCGCTACCGCCAGTTCCACCAGCTCGATTACGAGGTGCTGGGCAGCGATGACCCCCTCATTGATGCAGAAGCCATTGCCCTGATGATGCAGGTGATTGGCCAGCTGGGTGTGAAGAACATCGAACTGAAACTTGGCTCGGTGGGCGACCCCGAGGACCGGGTGCAGTACAACCAGTACCTCAGGGACCTCTTCAGCCCTTTTGAAGAGAAACTCAGCGAGGACAGCAAAGCCCGACTCATCCTCAACCCCATGCGCATCCTGGACTCCAAGAGCCCTGGAGACCAGGACCTCATTTCCGAACTGCAGCCGAAAATGATGCTGGATTTCCTGGGAGAAGCTGCCGCGAGCCACTTCAAGAAAGTGTGCGAATACCTCACGGTCTGGGAGGTTCCCTACACCATCGATCCTTCCATCGTGCGGGGTCTGGATTACTATCGCCGCACCGCCTGGGAGATCCACCACGAGGGCGTCGGAGCCAAGAGTGCCCTGGGAGGCGGAGGCCGCTACGACGGGCTTGCAGAGCTGCTGGGAGGCCCACACACACCCGGCATCGGCTGGGCTTTCGGGATTGAACGCCTGCTGATCGCCATGGACACCGAAGGGGTGAAGCTCCCGGAGCCCGAAGGCCTCCTGCTTTACGTCGGCGCACTGGAAGACAGCACCCTGCCCCTGGCCGCAAAACTGGCCTTTGCAGCCCGCACAAAAGGCAAAGCCGAATTCAGCTACAAACCCAAAGCTCCAGGCAAACAGATCCAGGATGCCCTCAAGAAAAACGCCCGCTTTGTGGCCCTGATCGGGTCCAGTGAGGCGGAAACCGGAGTGGTCACCCTCAAGAACCTGCAGAGCGGCGAACAGAGCACTGTTTCCCAGGATGATTTGTTAAACTACCTCTAG
- the aspS gene encoding aspartate--tRNA ligase, whose translation MKRTCYVGKVNAAYVEQRIILQGWVNRSRPLGGLIFFDLRDREGMLQVQVPPDSPAFETAEKLRSEYVVEVQGVLKYRPENQRKGGTADFELWADQVTILNEARTLPFQVDGIVSDNVKEDLRLKYRYLDLRRSEMQNNLRLRHKVTTAIYKFLDSEGFISVETPFLTKSTPEGARDFLVPSRLNPGTFYALPQSPQLFKQLLMVSNLDRYFQVARCFRDEALRSDRQPDFTQLDIEMSFVEQEDILTLCERLMDYIFQTVMGMSIPVPFERLTYDEALSKYGSDKPDLRFGCEIIEASHVFQGSEFKAFSTALAEGGVIKFLVAPELTRKQIEELERVARQNGAKGLAWVRLEQGHLTGGISKFITAEQGEILTGYMFEGSTLLFGAGDFKHTVSALGAVRLALRDLFGWVEGNETFNFAWITDFPQLDYDEDSQSWTYMHHPFTSPNPQDVHLFGTEGQGKIRAQAYDLVLNGFEVGGGSIRIHNPETQRKMFEAIGLGREEAQNKFGFFLEALEYGTPPHGGIAWGLDRLVMLMARSLSIREVIAFPKNNRGVDLMVDAPGEVDQKQLDELFIGLNLPQE comes from the coding sequence ATGAAAAGAACCTGTTATGTTGGAAAAGTCAACGCCGCCTACGTCGAACAGCGCATCATCCTGCAAGGCTGGGTGAACCGCAGCCGCCCCCTCGGAGGGCTGATCTTCTTTGACCTCAGGGACCGTGAAGGGATGCTGCAGGTGCAGGTCCCACCCGACAGCCCTGCCTTTGAGACCGCCGAGAAACTGCGCAGCGAATACGTGGTGGAGGTGCAGGGCGTGCTCAAATACCGCCCAGAAAACCAGCGCAAGGGCGGCACCGCCGACTTTGAACTCTGGGCCGACCAGGTCACCATCCTCAACGAGGCCCGCACCCTCCCTTTCCAGGTGGACGGCATCGTCAGCGACAACGTCAAGGAAGACCTGCGCCTCAAGTACCGCTACCTGGATTTGCGCCGCAGCGAAATGCAAAACAACCTCAGGTTGCGCCACAAAGTCACCACCGCCATCTACAAATTCCTGGACAGCGAAGGCTTCATCAGCGTGGAAACCCCCTTCCTGACCAAGAGCACCCCCGAAGGCGCACGGGACTTCCTGGTGCCCAGCCGCCTGAACCCCGGCACCTTCTACGCCCTGCCCCAGAGCCCCCAGCTGTTCAAGCAACTCCTGATGGTCTCCAACCTGGACCGTTACTTCCAGGTGGCCCGCTGCTTCCGGGACGAAGCCCTCAGAAGCGACCGCCAGCCCGACTTCACCCAGCTCGACATCGAAATGAGCTTTGTGGAGCAGGAAGACATCCTCACGCTCTGCGAACGCCTGATGGACTACATCTTCCAGACCGTGATGGGCATGAGCATCCCCGTGCCTTTCGAGCGCCTCACCTACGATGAAGCCCTGAGCAAATACGGATCGGACAAACCGGATTTGCGTTTCGGCTGCGAGATCATCGAGGCCAGCCACGTCTTTCAGGGCAGCGAATTCAAAGCCTTCTCCACCGCCCTCGCAGAAGGCGGCGTGATCAAATTCCTGGTGGCCCCCGAACTGACCCGCAAACAGATTGAAGAACTCGAACGGGTCGCCAGGCAAAACGGAGCAAAAGGACTCGCCTGGGTGCGCCTGGAACAGGGCCACCTCACCGGAGGCATCAGCAAATTCATCACCGCCGAGCAGGGCGAAATCCTCACCGGGTACATGTTTGAAGGCAGCACCCTGCTCTTCGGAGCGGGAGACTTCAAACACACCGTCAGCGCTTTAGGGGCAGTGCGTCTGGCCCTGCGGGACCTCTTCGGCTGGGTGGAAGGCAACGAAACCTTCAACTTCGCCTGGATCACCGACTTTCCCCAGCTCGACTACGACGAGGACTCCCAGAGCTGGACCTACATGCACCACCCCTTCACCAGCCCCAACCCCCAGGACGTGCACCTGTTCGGCACCGAAGGGCAAGGCAAAATCCGCGCACAGGCCTACGACCTGGTGCTCAACGGCTTTGAAGTCGGGGGCGGCTCCATCCGCATTCACAACCCCGAAACCCAGCGCAAAATGTTCGAAGCCATCGGACTGGGCCGCGAAGAAGCCCAGAACAAATTCGGGTTCTTCCTGGAAGCCCTCGAATACGGCACCCCACCCCACGGCGGAATCGCCTGGGGCCTGGACCGCCTGGTGATGCTGATGGCCAGGTCCCTCAGCATCCGCGAAGTCATTGCTTTCCCCAAAAACAACCGCGGGGTGGATTTGATGGTGGACGCTCCTGGCGAAGTGGACCAGAAACAACTGGATGAACTGTTCATCGGGCTGAATTTGCCCCAGGAATAA
- a CDS encoding FAD-binding oxidoreductase, whose protein sequence is MTETIRLTGRVIQPADPGFEAARQNFNERIQKHPKVVVFCQNTMDVQNAVRYARAHSLPVAARCGRHNYENFSLIDDGLVIDVSDLTTLHIDAELQTLDVGSGTQLIEIYTKVSQQGFAFPGGICPTVGISGLTLGGGIGLLTRWLGMTCDSLLEVELVNAQGEVLVAHAEQHPDLFWACRGGGGGNFGVLTRLKFQLHKIEEVSIFQAAWEWKDLPAVIQNWQRWGQNLDPRLTSILMLHGPDKKEPGSAIASGMFVGSREDLQQNLDGLLVLPPQDLKVQTMPYLEGLNFFTGDPQPDWAAYWHGSHRKFKNTSAFAYQLLPEEGIETIVKHLEKSPAADNLVQFETLGGRVSQVPVEATAFPHRAAQFSLQYQAYWAEDSEEKEHLDWVNGFRKDMLPYTRGAYMNYPDVDIEDFGEMYYGPNLQRLQQVKASYDPEGFFGFAQSIDRSLKVPQQH, encoded by the coding sequence ATGACTGAAACCATCCGTTTGACCGGGAGAGTGATCCAGCCAGCAGATCCAGGCTTTGAAGCCGCCCGCCAGAATTTCAATGAGCGCATTCAGAAGCATCCAAAAGTGGTGGTGTTCTGCCAGAACACCATGGACGTGCAAAATGCTGTGCGGTATGCCCGTGCCCATTCCCTGCCCGTGGCGGCACGCTGCGGGCGGCACAACTACGAAAATTTTTCCCTGATCGATGATGGATTGGTGATAGACGTCAGTGACCTCACCACCCTGCACATCGATGCAGAGCTGCAAACCCTGGACGTGGGCTCTGGGACGCAACTGATTGAGATTTACACCAAGGTGTCCCAGCAGGGTTTTGCTTTCCCAGGGGGCATCTGCCCCACTGTGGGCATCTCAGGCCTGACGCTGGGGGGCGGGATCGGGCTGCTGACCCGCTGGCTGGGCATGACCTGTGACAGCCTGCTGGAAGTGGAACTGGTGAATGCCCAGGGTGAGGTTCTGGTGGCCCATGCAGAGCAGCACCCGGACCTATTCTGGGCCTGCAGGGGCGGAGGGGGCGGCAATTTCGGGGTGCTGACCCGCCTGAAGTTCCAGCTGCACAAAATCGAGGAGGTCTCGATTTTCCAGGCAGCCTGGGAATGGAAGGACCTCCCCGCCGTGATCCAGAACTGGCAGCGCTGGGGGCAAAACCTGGATCCCCGCCTGACCTCCATCCTGATGCTGCACGGACCGGACAAGAAAGAGCCCGGGTCAGCCATTGCTTCGGGGATGTTCGTGGGGTCCAGGGAGGATTTGCAGCAGAACCTGGACGGCTTGCTGGTGTTGCCTCCCCAGGACCTGAAGGTGCAAACCATGCCTTATCTGGAGGGACTCAATTTCTTCACGGGAGATCCACAACCCGACTGGGCGGCTTACTGGCACGGGTCGCACCGCAAATTCAAAAACACCTCTGCATTTGCTTACCAGCTCTTGCCCGAAGAGGGCATTGAGACCATCGTGAAACACCTGGAGAAATCTCCTGCAGCAGACAATCTGGTGCAGTTTGAAACGCTGGGAGGCAGGGTGTCTCAGGTGCCTGTGGAAGCCACCGCTTTCCCACACCGTGCCGCGCAATTCAGTTTGCAGTACCAGGCCTACTGGGCAGAAGATTCAGAGGAAAAGGAGCATCTGGACTGGGTGAATGGATTCCGCAAAGACATGTTGCCTTACACCAGAGGGGCTTACATGAATTACCCCGATGTGGACATTGAGGATTTCGGGGAAATGTATTATGGCCCCAACCTGCAAAGGTTGCAGCAGGTCAAGGCCAGTTACGATCCAGAAGGGTTTTTTGGTTTTGCACAGAGCATTGACCGGAGCTTGAAGGTGCCCCAGCAACACTGA